In one window of Musa acuminata AAA Group cultivar baxijiao chromosome BXJ3-2, Cavendish_Baxijiao_AAA, whole genome shotgun sequence DNA:
- the LOC135582000 gene encoding protein RETICULATA-RELATED 1, chloroplastic-like: MHSHAALQSTATVTPPRPLMALHRHHLAPLPRPLSFPPPPNPNLRTRLVLSPVGLGPRKPRAASGITASAAAAPAPVDSDVRDALERCFALSTESGPLSYLSSPATSGAAKPVMKGGKYGAFGAVTLEKSKLDLSQKTRRTSPELAVGGGGGDIGKKNFHGGGDGGDDDGDDDDYFDDFDEEDDGDEGGLFRRRMVLQELFDRKFVDAVLQEWYKSMINLPAGLRQAYEMGLVSSAQMVRFLTMNARPTVSRAISRTLPEWLSRAFVGRMIADPSFLYKLLLEETVTCACSLWWEFKNRKERMKQEWQLALVNVLTVMTCNGIMVWSLAPCRSYGNTFRFDLENTIQKLPNNIFENSYPMREFDLQKRVYSFFYKAAEFSLLGLTTGSIQGALSKAFAAKRDGSKLSVTIPSVSTNALGYGAFLGLYANMRYQLLNGLDRAMVNHFDVLGVAIFFSTALRILNAQLGETSRLAWLGVEANPLLESENLLKAYNRPSDAVESSSSKWFISKNAIISGLGLLGLKQGSGEPEATPPKTRRKRIIRKKVNAGSP, encoded by the exons ATGCATTCGCACGCCGCCCTTCAATCCACCGCCACCGTCACACCACCACGGCCTCTCATGGCCCTCCACCGCCACCACCTCGCCCCTCTACCCAGACCCCTCTCCTTCCCGCCGCCCCCAAACCCTAATCTCCGCACACGACTTGTCCTATCTCCCGTTGGTCTTGGCCCGAGGAAGCCTCGCGCCGCCTCTGGAATCACGGCCTCCGCTGCCGCAGCCCCGGCGCCCGTGGATTCCGACGTCAGGGACGCTCTCGAGCGATGCTTTGCGTTGTCGACCGAGTCCGGGCCGCTCTCCTACTTATCGTCCCCCGCCACTTCCGGGGCCGCGAAGCCGGTAATGAAAGGGGGCAAGTATGGGGCCTTCGGCGCGGTGACGCTGGAGAAGTCGAAGCTTGATCTGTCACAGAAGACGAGGAGGACTAGTCCGGAG TTAGCAGTTGGTGGAGGAGGTGGCGATATTGGAAAGAAAAATTTCCATGGTGGGGGTGATGGAggagatgatgatggtgatgatgatgattactttgatgattttgatgaagaGGATGATGGAGATGAAGGTGGATTATTTAGAAGACGCATGGTTCTTCAAGAG CTTTTTGACAGGAAATTTGTAGATGCTGTGCTTCAGGAGTGGTACAAGAGCATGATAAACTTGCCTGCTGGTCTTCGACAAGCTTAtgaaatg GGATTGGTCAGTTCTGCTCAAATGGTCCGGTTCTTGACAATGAATGCAAGACCAACTGTTTCTAGAGCCATATCTCGAACACTTCCAGAATGGTTATCTAGGGCTTTCGTTGGAAG GATGATTGCAGATCCATCTTTCTTGTATAAACTACTCCTAGAAGAGACCGTGACTTGTGCCTGTTCCCTTTGGTGGGAGTTTAAGAATCGCAAAGAGAG GATGAAGCAAGAATGGCAATTGGCACTTGTTAATGTCCTTACTGTAATGACTTGTAATGGAATAATGGTTTGGAGCCTTGCACCTTGTCGTTCGTATGGGAATACATTCCGCTTTGACTTGGAAAACACCATCCAGAAACTTCCAAACAATATCTTCGAGAACAGCTATCCTATGAGGGAATTTGATTTGCAGAAAAGAGTTTATTCGTTCTTCTACAAGGCTGCAGAATTTTCTCTGCTTGGATTAACTACAGGATCAATTCAAGGTGCTTTGTCAAAAGCTTTTGCAGCAAAGAGGGATGGGAG TAAGTTGTCAGTGACCATTCCTTCTGTAAGTACCAATGCTCTTGGATATGGTGCCTTTTTAGGACTTTATGCAAACATGCGGTATCAGCTTTTAAATGGACTTGATAGAGCTATGGTCAACCACTTTGATGTTCTTGGGGTTGCAATCTTTTTCAGCACAGCATTGAG AATTTTGAATGCCCAGCTTGGAGAGACATCAAGGCTTGCTTGGCTTGGGGTGGAAGCTAATCCTCTACTCGAGTCGGAGAATCTGTTGAAAGCATACAACAGACCCTCAGATGCGGTGGAGAGCTCATCATCCAAATGGTTCATCTCCAAGAATGCCATAATCTCTGGCCTCGGATTGCTCGGCCTCAAGCAAGGAAGCGGTGAACCGGAAGCCACACCCCCAAAGACACGTCGCAAAAGAATCATTAGGAAAAAGGTCAATGCTGGTTCACCATAG
- the LOC103973100 gene encoding protein STICHEL-like 2 isoform X2: MTEAPRHSVDIPLSKTLVALKRVRSLRDPSTNSMSKFTAVIEHMNIGANSLNVPFEMNDSNKHHVLQSGKYHLKEEIEDVLSNSGSNFSSRIPNPKSTFPEKSCAVKVRGSKPTRTKLAHKSHRDRPRKSLASARVRHSTRHVEVEVDSYKAPEFDLADRVTATGKKPFYRNSRKPASAVSHAGSPCKSVSEAHTTGSRRPTMGFATLDSQSKSNDVVGSNFSGCGISYCWSGTPKYRGRNIYSDDEEQEKPLLSAEQSETACINSARYPQSPRSLSQKFRPKSFNELVGLNVVSQSLLHAITKGKISPLYLFHGPHGNGKTSTARVFAAALNCLSDVEHRPCGFCQECVLLFSGRSRNIKELDAAKINHKERFKALQKNASVVPCSARFEVFIIEECQSLREEAWATIFKSLDEFPGRAVYVMITSDLDTLPHSYVSRCQRYHFPKIKEVDIINRLQKISIEEELEFDMDALDFIATKSNGSLRDAETMLDQLALLGKRITVSLANELIGVVSDDELLNLLDLALSSDTANTVRRARELMVSRVDPLQLVSQLANVIMDILAGRSGFSELGRSFIQRHAAADIGMQKLRHALKVLSETEKQLRSSKNQATWLTVALLQLSAVESSPLTEINSSHACTEMTYLRDDGILSTTKAWEGIRSSVCYTCSENKPGCSDRNCNRKKLESIWQKVTQRCQSNSFRSFLQQEGCLSAVYTHEGVAVAEVEFYRPDHVSRAAKSQELIACALQHVLGCNVEIRIKFVPKPVRKVSKPKKSPFSLLSCSGRKQEISLSTMSDDCETETSARIESSFKIYSSHHAQKLSPFIAQFGDKPLPKNHDIKATTVRKTEDNVQGAESVATDGQINLQNERKVETYSSGKLGEASEFSSVPEPEIQPNCFPKKLKFQRKLFSSNTAHAICLRIQQQNKSELSIPDKEASESYFCMYDPYILNSSSASQFTCSSREETIPCKESRLRSKLFCWRMPKPQVLD, translated from the exons ATGACTGAGGCTCCACGGCATTCCGTGGACATTCCTCTTTCAAAAACTCTAGTGGCACTAAAGAGAGTCAGATCACTGAGGGATCCATCGACCAACTCGATGAGCAAATTTACTGCAGTTATAGAGCACATGAACATTGGGGCCAATTCTTTGAATGTTCCTTTTGAGATGAACGATTCGAATAAACACCATGTTCTCCAGTCAGGAAAGTATCATCTGAAAGAAGAAATTGAGGATGTCCTAAGCAATTCAGGCTCAAATTTTAGTTCTAGAATACCTAATCCGAAGAGCACCTTCCCTGAGAAGAGTTGTGCGGTGAAAGTTCGAGGATCTAAACCGACAAGAACCAAACTAGCTCATAAATCGCATCGAGATCGTCCGCGTAAGTCATTGGCTTCGGCAAGAGTTCGGCATTCCACAAGGCATGTTGAAGTGGAAGTAGATTCTTATAAAGCGCCTGAATTTGACTTGGCTGACAGGGTCACTGCAACTGGAAAGAAGCCTTTTTATAGAAATTCGAGGAAACCAGCTTCTGCGGTGAGCCATGCAGGAAGTCCATGTAAGTCGGTCAGTGAAGCTCATACTACCGGTTCAAGACGACCGACCATGGGCTTTGCAACTCTGGATTCACAATCCAAATCCAATGACGTTGTTGGTTCAAATTTCAGTGGTTGTGGAATCAGTTATTGTTGGTCAGGAACACCAAAGTACAGGGGCCGAAATATTTATTCTGATGATGAAGAACAGGAAAAACCTTTGCTATCTGCTGAACAGTCAGAGACGGCTTGTATAAATTCTGCACGGTATCCACAGAGTCCGAGAAGCTTAAGCCAGAAATTTAGGCCAAAATCCTTCAATGAGTTGGTTGGCCTGAATGTAGTTTCTCAGTCCCTTTTGCATGCTATAACAAAAGGAAAGATATCTCCATTGTATTTATTTCATGGACCTCATGGCAATGGTAAGACATCAACCGCAAGGGTTTTCGCAGCTGCTTTGAATTGCCTATCCGATGTGGAACATAGGCCATGTGGGTTCTGCCAGGAATGTGTGTTATTATTCTCTGGAAGGAGCAGAAATATCAAAGAGCTTGATGCCGCTAAGATAAACCATAAAGAAAGGTTTAAAGCTCTTCAGAAGAATGCTTCAGTGGTTCCATGTTCGGCTCGCTTTGAGGTCTTCATAATAGAAGAGTGTCAATCCTTGAGAGAGGAGGCATGGGCAACCATTTTTAAAAGCCTTGATGAATTTCCTGGACGTGCTGTATATGTTATGATTACCTCTGATCTGGACACATTGCCTCACAGTTATGTGTCAAGGTGCCAAAGGTACCACTTCCCAAAAATAAAGGAAGTTGATATTATCAACAGGTTGCAAAAGATAAGCATAGAAGAGGAATTGGAGTTTGACATGGATGCTCTAGATTTCATTGCTACAAAATCTAATGGTTCTCTTCGAGATGCAGAAACGATGCTTGATCAGCTTGCATTGCTTGGAAAGAGAATCACTGTATCTCTTGCAAATGAGCTT ATAGGAGTTGTTTCTGATGATGAGTTGCTCAATTTGCTGGATTTGGCACTGTCGTCTGACACTGCTAACACAGTTAGAAGAGCTAGAGAGCTTATGGTATCGAGGGTTGATCCTTTGCAGTTAGTATCACAGCTTGCTAATGTAATAATGGACATCCTTGCTGGAAGATCAGGATTTTCTGAACTAGGTAGAAGTTTCATACAGAGGCATGCTG CAGCTGACATTGGCATGCAGAAACTGAGGCATGCCTTGAAAGTTCTTTCTGAAACTGAAAAACAATTGAGGTCATCAAAGAATCAGGCAACATGGCTCACTGTTGCTCTTTTACAGTTAAGTGCAGTAGAATCTTCTCCTTTAACAGAAATCAACAGCTCTCATGCATGTACAGAAATGACCTACTTGAGAG ATGATGGTATATTAAGCACAACCAAGGCTTGGGAAGGTATCAGGAGCTCTGTTTGTTATACTTGCAGTGAGAACAAGCCAGGTTGTTCGGATAGAAACTGCAACAGAAAAAAATTGGAAAGCATCTGGCAAAAAGTCACACAACGATGTCAATCAAATTCTTTCAGAAGCTTTCTGCAACAAGAGGGTTGCTTATCAGCTGTTTATACTCATGAAG GTGTAGCAGTGGCAGAAGTGGAATTTTATCGTCCTGACCATGTATCCAGGGCAGCAAAGTCACAGGAACTAATTGCATGTGCACTTCAACACGTGCTGGGCTGCAATGTAGAGATCAGAATTAAATTTGTCCCAAAACCAGTAAGAAAAGTTTCCAAACCAAAGAAGTCACCATTTAGTTTGTTGAGCTGTTCTGGTAGAAAGCAAGAAATAtcactttcaacaatgagtgatgatTGTGAGACTGAGACATCTGCAAGGATAGAAAGCTCTTTCAAGATTTATTCATCTCATCATGCTCAGAAATTATCacctttcattgcacaatttggtGATAAACCACttccaaaaaatcatgacataaaagcAACAACTGTTAGGAAAACAGAGGATAATGTTCAAGGTGCTGAATCAGTAGCAACCGATGGACAAATTAACTTGCAAAATGAAAGAAAGGTTGAAACATACTCTTCAGGAAAACTAGGTGAAGCGAGTGAATTTAGTAGTGTGCCAGAACCTGAAATTCAACCTAACTGTTTCCCAAAGAAACTAAAGTTTCAAAGGAAATTATTTTCGTCTAATACTGCTCATGCGATCTGCCTGAGAATACAGCAGCAGAACAAATCAGAACTATCTATTCCTGACAAGGAAGCATCTGAGTCATATTTTTGCATGTATGACCCTTATATTCTAAATTCCAGCTCAGCTTCCCAGTTCACCTGCAGTTCCAGAGAAGAGACCAT ACCTTGCAAAGAATCAAGGCTTAGATCAAAACTGTTCTGTTGGAGGATGCCCAAGCCCCAAGTCCTTGACTAG
- the LOC103973100 gene encoding protein STICHEL-like 2 isoform X1, giving the protein MTEAPRHSVDIPLSKTLVALKRVRSLRDPSTNSMSKFTAVIEHMNIGANSLNVPFEMNDSNKHHVLQSGKYHLKEEIEDVLSNSGSNFSSRIPNPKSTFPEKSCAVKVRGSKPTRTKLAHKSHRDRPRKSLASARVRHSTRHVEVEVDSYKAPEFDLADRVTATGKKPFYRNSRKPASAVSHAGSPCKSVSEAHTTGSRRPTMGFATLDSQSKSNDVVGSNFSGCGISYCWSGTPKYRGRNIYSDDEEQEKPLLSAEQSETACINSARYPQSPRSLSQKFRPKSFNELVGLNVVSQSLLHAITKGKISPLYLFHGPHGNGKTSTARVFAAALNCLSDVEHRPCGFCQECVLLFSGRSRNIKELDAAKINHKERFKALQKNASVVPCSARFEVFIIEECQSLREEAWATIFKSLDEFPGRAVYVMITSDLDTLPHSYVSRCQRYHFPKIKEVDIINRLQKISIEEELEFDMDALDFIATKSNGSLRDAETMLDQLALLGKRITVSLANELIGVVSDDELLNLLDLALSSDTANTVRRARELMVSRVDPLQLVSQLANVIMDILAGRSGFSELGRSFIQRHAAADIGMQKLRHALKVLSETEKQLRSSKNQATWLTVALLQLSAVESSPLTEINSSHACTEMTYLRGNYVRDDGILSTTKAWEGIRSSVCYTCSENKPGCSDRNCNRKKLESIWQKVTQRCQSNSFRSFLQQEGCLSAVYTHEGVAVAEVEFYRPDHVSRAAKSQELIACALQHVLGCNVEIRIKFVPKPVRKVSKPKKSPFSLLSCSGRKQEISLSTMSDDCETETSARIESSFKIYSSHHAQKLSPFIAQFGDKPLPKNHDIKATTVRKTEDNVQGAESVATDGQINLQNERKVETYSSGKLGEASEFSSVPEPEIQPNCFPKKLKFQRKLFSSNTAHAICLRIQQQNKSELSIPDKEASESYFCMYDPYILNSSSASQFTCSSREETIPCKESRLRSKLFCWRMPKPQVLD; this is encoded by the exons ATGACTGAGGCTCCACGGCATTCCGTGGACATTCCTCTTTCAAAAACTCTAGTGGCACTAAAGAGAGTCAGATCACTGAGGGATCCATCGACCAACTCGATGAGCAAATTTACTGCAGTTATAGAGCACATGAACATTGGGGCCAATTCTTTGAATGTTCCTTTTGAGATGAACGATTCGAATAAACACCATGTTCTCCAGTCAGGAAAGTATCATCTGAAAGAAGAAATTGAGGATGTCCTAAGCAATTCAGGCTCAAATTTTAGTTCTAGAATACCTAATCCGAAGAGCACCTTCCCTGAGAAGAGTTGTGCGGTGAAAGTTCGAGGATCTAAACCGACAAGAACCAAACTAGCTCATAAATCGCATCGAGATCGTCCGCGTAAGTCATTGGCTTCGGCAAGAGTTCGGCATTCCACAAGGCATGTTGAAGTGGAAGTAGATTCTTATAAAGCGCCTGAATTTGACTTGGCTGACAGGGTCACTGCAACTGGAAAGAAGCCTTTTTATAGAAATTCGAGGAAACCAGCTTCTGCGGTGAGCCATGCAGGAAGTCCATGTAAGTCGGTCAGTGAAGCTCATACTACCGGTTCAAGACGACCGACCATGGGCTTTGCAACTCTGGATTCACAATCCAAATCCAATGACGTTGTTGGTTCAAATTTCAGTGGTTGTGGAATCAGTTATTGTTGGTCAGGAACACCAAAGTACAGGGGCCGAAATATTTATTCTGATGATGAAGAACAGGAAAAACCTTTGCTATCTGCTGAACAGTCAGAGACGGCTTGTATAAATTCTGCACGGTATCCACAGAGTCCGAGAAGCTTAAGCCAGAAATTTAGGCCAAAATCCTTCAATGAGTTGGTTGGCCTGAATGTAGTTTCTCAGTCCCTTTTGCATGCTATAACAAAAGGAAAGATATCTCCATTGTATTTATTTCATGGACCTCATGGCAATGGTAAGACATCAACCGCAAGGGTTTTCGCAGCTGCTTTGAATTGCCTATCCGATGTGGAACATAGGCCATGTGGGTTCTGCCAGGAATGTGTGTTATTATTCTCTGGAAGGAGCAGAAATATCAAAGAGCTTGATGCCGCTAAGATAAACCATAAAGAAAGGTTTAAAGCTCTTCAGAAGAATGCTTCAGTGGTTCCATGTTCGGCTCGCTTTGAGGTCTTCATAATAGAAGAGTGTCAATCCTTGAGAGAGGAGGCATGGGCAACCATTTTTAAAAGCCTTGATGAATTTCCTGGACGTGCTGTATATGTTATGATTACCTCTGATCTGGACACATTGCCTCACAGTTATGTGTCAAGGTGCCAAAGGTACCACTTCCCAAAAATAAAGGAAGTTGATATTATCAACAGGTTGCAAAAGATAAGCATAGAAGAGGAATTGGAGTTTGACATGGATGCTCTAGATTTCATTGCTACAAAATCTAATGGTTCTCTTCGAGATGCAGAAACGATGCTTGATCAGCTTGCATTGCTTGGAAAGAGAATCACTGTATCTCTTGCAAATGAGCTT ATAGGAGTTGTTTCTGATGATGAGTTGCTCAATTTGCTGGATTTGGCACTGTCGTCTGACACTGCTAACACAGTTAGAAGAGCTAGAGAGCTTATGGTATCGAGGGTTGATCCTTTGCAGTTAGTATCACAGCTTGCTAATGTAATAATGGACATCCTTGCTGGAAGATCAGGATTTTCTGAACTAGGTAGAAGTTTCATACAGAGGCATGCTG CAGCTGACATTGGCATGCAGAAACTGAGGCATGCCTTGAAAGTTCTTTCTGAAACTGAAAAACAATTGAGGTCATCAAAGAATCAGGCAACATGGCTCACTGTTGCTCTTTTACAGTTAAGTGCAGTAGAATCTTCTCCTTTAACAGAAATCAACAGCTCTCATGCATGTACAGAAATGACCTACTTGAGAGGTAATTACGTAAGAG ATGATGGTATATTAAGCACAACCAAGGCTTGGGAAGGTATCAGGAGCTCTGTTTGTTATACTTGCAGTGAGAACAAGCCAGGTTGTTCGGATAGAAACTGCAACAGAAAAAAATTGGAAAGCATCTGGCAAAAAGTCACACAACGATGTCAATCAAATTCTTTCAGAAGCTTTCTGCAACAAGAGGGTTGCTTATCAGCTGTTTATACTCATGAAG GTGTAGCAGTGGCAGAAGTGGAATTTTATCGTCCTGACCATGTATCCAGGGCAGCAAAGTCACAGGAACTAATTGCATGTGCACTTCAACACGTGCTGGGCTGCAATGTAGAGATCAGAATTAAATTTGTCCCAAAACCAGTAAGAAAAGTTTCCAAACCAAAGAAGTCACCATTTAGTTTGTTGAGCTGTTCTGGTAGAAAGCAAGAAATAtcactttcaacaatgagtgatgatTGTGAGACTGAGACATCTGCAAGGATAGAAAGCTCTTTCAAGATTTATTCATCTCATCATGCTCAGAAATTATCacctttcattgcacaatttggtGATAAACCACttccaaaaaatcatgacataaaagcAACAACTGTTAGGAAAACAGAGGATAATGTTCAAGGTGCTGAATCAGTAGCAACCGATGGACAAATTAACTTGCAAAATGAAAGAAAGGTTGAAACATACTCTTCAGGAAAACTAGGTGAAGCGAGTGAATTTAGTAGTGTGCCAGAACCTGAAATTCAACCTAACTGTTTCCCAAAGAAACTAAAGTTTCAAAGGAAATTATTTTCGTCTAATACTGCTCATGCGATCTGCCTGAGAATACAGCAGCAGAACAAATCAGAACTATCTATTCCTGACAAGGAAGCATCTGAGTCATATTTTTGCATGTATGACCCTTATATTCTAAATTCCAGCTCAGCTTCCCAGTTCACCTGCAGTTCCAGAGAAGAGACCAT ACCTTGCAAAGAATCAAGGCTTAGATCAAAACTGTTCTGTTGGAGGATGCCCAAGCCCCAAGTCCTTGACTAG
- the LOC135632113 gene encoding actin-related protein 3-like: protein MDAASRPVVVIDNGSGYTKMGFAGNVEPSFIIPTVVAVNESFSNQSKSISKGNWLAQHSASVMADLDFSIGEEALLYSRSSTTYGLSYPIHHGQVENWDAMERFWQQCIFNYLRCDPEDHYFLLTESPLTAPESREYTGEIMFETFNIPGLYIAVQPVLALAAGYTTSKCQMTGVVVDIGDGATHVVPVADGYVIGSSIRSIPIAGKDATQFIQQLMKERGEHIPPEDSFEVARKIKETYCYTCSDIVKEFNKHDKEHSKYTKQWIGTKPKTQARYSCDVGYERFLGPEIFFHPEIYNDNFTTPLPAIVDKCIQLSPIDTRRALYKNIVLSGGSTMFKDFHRRLQRDLKRIVDARMVTSNAQLIDDVKSQPIEVNVVSHPFQRYAVWFGGSVLASTPEFYEACHTKAEYEEYGASICRTNPVFKGMY from the exons ATGGACGCTGCCTCTCGGCCCGTGGTGGTCATCGACAACGGCTCCGG GTACACAAAAATGGGATTTGCTGGCAATGTTGAACCTTCCTTCATCATTCCTACTGTGGTTGCTGTCAATGAGTCTTTTTCAAATCAATCAAAGAGTATCAGTAAAGGAAATTGGCTTGCACAGCACAGTGCAAGTGTAATGgctgatcttgatttttcaattGGAGAAGAAGCTCTATTGTATTCTCGCTCTAGTACTACATATGGTCTTAGTTACCCTATTCATCATGGTCAG GTGGAGAATTGGGATGCAATGGAAAGATTTTGGCAACAATGCATCTTCAATTATTTACGTTGTGACCCAGAAGATCACTATTTTCTTCTGACCGAGAGTCCACTTACTGCTCCTGAGAGTCGTGAATATACAGGGGAAATCATGTTTGAGACATTCAATATTCCTGGATTGTATATAGCGGTTCAGCCTGTCCTAGCCCTTGCTGCTGGTTACACAACTTCAAAG TGTCAAATGACGGGAGTTGTGGTTGACATTGGAGATGGTGCTACACATGTTGTCCCAGTTGCAGATGGTTATGTAATAGGCAGCAGTATCCGATCGATACCTATTGCGGGCAAGGATGCTACCCAGTTTATTCAGCAACTTATGAAG GAAAGGGGAGAGCATATACCACCAGAAGATTCTTTTGAAGTAGCAAGGAAGATCAAAGAAACATATTGCTACACTTGTTCAGACATTGTCAAG GAGTTCAATAAGCATGACAAGGAGCATAGTAAATATACAAAGCAATGGATTGGTACCAAACCAAAGACCCAAGCACGATACTCTTGTGATGTTGGATATGAACGGTTTCTTGGTCCTGAG ATCTTCTTCCATCCTGAGATTTACAATGATAATTTTACCACTCCTTTACCTGCTATTGTGGACAAGTGCATTCAGTTATCACCAATTGATACCAGAAGGGCTTTATATAAG AATATAGTGTTATCTGGGGGATCAACAATGTTTAAGGATTTCCATAGAAGATTGCAACGAGATTTAAAAAGGATAGTGGATGCACGGATGGTAACATCCAACGCCCAACTCATCGATGATGTAAAA TCTCAACCCATTGAAGTCAATGTGGTCAGTCATCCTTTTCAGAGATATGCAGTTTGGTTTGGAGGTTCTGTGCTTGCATCGACGCCTGAATTTTATGAG GCTTGCCACACAAAGGCAGAGTACGAGGAATACGGAGCCAGCATCTGCAGAACAAATCCTGTCTTCAAGGGTATGTACTGA
- the LOC103973135 gene encoding uncharacterized protein LOC103973135, with protein MVRVATFFAMSFGAFLFWQSMEKIHVWMALHQDEKLERLEREMEIKRLREELLAQARQTD; from the exons ATGGTGCGGGTGGCGACGTTCTTCGCGATGAGCTTCGGCGCCTTCCTCTTCTGGCAGTCCATGGAGAAGATCCACGTCTGGATGGCTCTCCACCAAGACGAAAAG TTGGAGAGATTAGAGAGGGAAATGGAGATTAAGCGACTCAGAGAAGAGCTATTGGCGCAAGCCAGACAGACGGATTAA
- the LOC103973143 gene encoding peptide methionine sulfoxide reductase — protein sequence MAATAEGANSALASDLDSPAQPGLQLAQFAAGCFWGLELAFQRLEGVVKTEVGYSQGHLPDPTYRAVCGGDTGHAEVVRVHFDPAACPYPALLALFWSRHDPTTLDRQGNDIGTQYRSGIYFYSEAQAILARESMELKQNEIQDKIVTEILPVKRFYRAEEYHQQYLEKGGGRGLKQSARKGCNDPIRCYG from the exons ATGGCGGCGACGGCGGAGGGTGCGAACTCGGCTCTGGCATCGGACCTAGACTCGCCGGCACAGCCCGGCCTCCAACTGGCGCAATTTGCAGCGGGGTGCTTCTGGGGGCTGGAACTGGCCTTCCAGCGCCTGGAAGGGGTGGTGAAGACCGAGGTGGGGTACTCGCAGGGCCACCTCCCGGATCCCACCTACAGGGCCGTCTGCGGCGGCGACACCGGCCACGCCGAGGTCGTCCGCGTGCACTTCGACCCCGCCGCCTGCCCCTACCCCGCCCTCCTCGCCCTCTTCTGGTCTCGTCATGACCCCACCACCCTCGATCGCCAG GGAAATGATATTGGCACACAGTATCGATCAGGGATCTACTTCTATAGTGAGGCACAGGCTATATTGGCAAGGGAATCTATGGAACTGAAACAGAATGAGATCCAGGACAAGATTGTGACAGAGATTCTACCAGTAAAGAGATTTTACAGAGCAGAAGAGTACCATCAGCAATATCTAGAGAAAGGTGGTGGAAGAGGACTGAAGCAATCTGCAAGAAAAGGGTGCAATGACCCTATCAGATGCTATGGTTGA